A region of the Rhizobium binae genome:
CCAAGGGTTCCGGCACCGAAGTCTTCAGCGCCACGCTGTCCCGTGACGAAAAGCGACTCGACGCCGTCACACCTGTTTTCACCATGCGGCGCTTTACCTCGGGCGACATTCAGTACGGCTCGCGCATCGCCATCGCGACCGATGGCACGCTCTTTATCAGCGTCGGCGACCGCGGCGACCGCAATCGCTCGCAGGACTGGCAGGACGACGCCGGCTCGATTATCCATATCAATGCCGACGGCAGCATTCCCGCCGACAATCCGTTCAAGAACGGCGGCAAGGCGCTGCCGGAAATCTGGTCGAAAGGCCATCGCAACCCGCAGGGCATCACCTTCGACATCAAGGACGGCAAGCTCTATACCGTCGAACACGGTGCGCGCGGCGGCGACGAGATCAATGAGCCCGAAGCGGGCAAGAATTACGGCTGGCCGATCATCACCTATGGCCGCGACTATTCCGGCGCCGAGATCGGCGAAGGCACCGCCAAGAAAGGTCTGGAACAGCCACTGTATTACTGGGATCCGTCGATCGCGCCGGGCGCGATCGCCGTCTATCGCGGCGCCATGTTTCCGGAGTGGGACGGCAATTTCATCGTCGCGGCGCTGAAGTTCCAGTTGCTCTCGCGCATGCAGCGCGACGACAGCGGCGCCTTCGTCGCCGAAGAACGCCTGTTCGAAGGCGAGTACGGCCGCATCCGCGACGTCGTCGTCGCGCCCGATGGCGCGCTGCTGATGGTGACCGATGAAGATAACGGATCGCTGCTCAGAGTTTCGCGCGCTGGGGCCGATAACGGATGACAGATCATAACGCCGCGCGCAGCTCCTTGCGGATGACGAATTTCAGCCCGGACCAGATCGCGTCGATGGCGCAAACCTTGACGTCGACGAGACCGGTCGGAAGGAGGATCTCCCGCAGCACATCCTCGATGACATCGGTCGGCACCCGCGAACTCTTTTTCGGCCAGGAGATCCAGAGCATGCCGTCCGGCTTGAGAACATCGAAGAGCTTAGTCGCGACAGCCTCCAGCGCCGCCCGTTCGGTCACAAACAGATGCACATAGTCGAATTCTCGCCGAGGTGTTTCAGGAAGCGCGCGGACCACCGAAGTGAAACCGTCGAAACCATTGATGTCGCCGATCGTTTCCGGAACGTCGAGAAGTGCGGACGCCTGCCCACGCGCGAGCCCAAGCTTCGTCGCGAGCGGCGTGCCGGAATAGCCTGCTGTCATATTGCTCGCCTTTCCATGTGTCGCATGCCTTCACCCGCCGACCGGGATGAAGTCTTCATCCTTGCCGAAAGGAAACGCAACTGCTAACCGCATAACTCATATTTCCCTGCACCATCGAGGCCGACATGACGCGCGTCCAGGCGAACCTCCTTCTGTTGCTTGCAGCCGCCATTTGGGGCGGCGGCTTCGTCGCGCAGTCGACGGCGATGAAGGCGATCGGCCCCTTCTGGTTCATCGGCCTGCGTTTTGCCGTCGCCACATTTGCCGTACTGCCTTTCGTCCTTTTCGAAGCACGCAAGACCAAGGCGAAGACAAGCAAGCGGCATGCGGGACTCTACGTGCTGACTGGCCTTGCCCTTTTCGCCGGCGCCGCCACGCAACAGGTGGGATTGCAGACGACGACGGTGACGAATTCAAGCTTCATCACCGGTCTCTATGTCGTCTTCGTGCCGCTGATCGCCGTGCTCTTCCTGCGCCGTGCCCCGCATTGGATCATCTGGCCGGGCGCTCTGATGGCTGTCGCGGGCATTTACCTCCTGTCCGGCGGTCATCTCTCAGCGCTGACGTCGGGCGATCTGCTGACCGTCGTCTGCGCCATCTTCTGGTCGATTCAGATCACTCTTGCCGGCACGACGGTTTGCGAGACCGCAAGGCCTCTCGCGCTTTCCGCCACGCAATTCGCCGTCACCGCGATCTGCGCGCTGGCAATTGCGACCGTCGCCGAACCGGTCAGTCTTTCGTCCGTATGGGCAGCAGCCCCGCAGATCCTCTATGTCGGCATCTTCTCCTCGGGGCTGGCCTTCGTGCTGCAGGTGATCGGCCAGCGCTACACGACGCCCTCGCAGGCGGCGATCTTCCTCTCTTCCGAAGCTCTCTTCGGCGCATCGCTCGCAGCGCTGCTGCTCGGAGAGTCGATGTCGGCGACGGGCTATACAGGTTGTGCGCTAATGTTTATCGCTATGCTTGTAGTCGAATTCGTGCCGAGCTTCGCCCGCCGGGGCCTGCGGGCCGCCTGAACACGCGTCCAAATATGGTTGGATGGCCGGTCTAAAAAAAAATTCACGGAACCGCAAAGACGCGCTCACGTTGCATTCTTGGCAAAATCTGCCCGAAATTTATATTGCAGACGATACAAAACGTTAATCATGCTCGTTCAGCGAAGGAAATTTTGCGTTTTTGAGCAAAATGGCCCTTGGCGGGAGTGTGCCCTGAACGACACGTTAAAAAACTTTTGCTTGCCAAAATCCCGGAAACGCCGCACTCTCGCCTCGTTCGGGCATTTTGCGAGCATGGGAAGTCCTTAAGTATTTGCGCGCCGGAAACGCTAATATTCCGGTCAGCCGGTTCCGAAAAAGGCAGGCGAAAGTCCTGTCTGGGGCAGGCCGAGGTAGAGGGGACCTTTTTCTCACATTTCAAGAATTGCCTGCCAACACCTCCCGCAAGGAGGCAATGCTATGATGCTGCCCGTGTGGATGGCGGGCAGAGAGAAAAGGACCTGACGCATGGCCGAGACTGGCACTGTAAAATTCTTCAATACCGACAAAGGCTTCGGCTTCATCAAGCCGGACCGGGGCGGCGCCGATATCTTCGTTCACATTTCTGCCGTCCAGGCCTCCGGGCTGGCCGGTCTGACGGAAAACCAGAAGGTAAGCTTCGACACGGAGCCGGATCGCCGCGGCAAGGGCCCCAAGGCCGTCAATCTGCAGATTGCGGGCTGAACCCTTAACAAGGCCGTCGAATTTCGAGTTGAAGCCCGGCAGCAATGCCGGGTTTTATCATTCAGCCTTCGTTCAGCTAGCGGGCTGTACGTCTAGCATCATCGAGAAAGGAACCGGGGTTCGGTTCCCGGGATTAGGATTTATGCTGATGAACAGGCTCGCAAAAACTCTCCTGCTGACGGCAACGGCTGCTGCACTTACCCTTTCTGCCATCGGCGAGGCATCGGCTGGCGATCGCCATTGGCACCATCATAACAACAATGACGCCCTCGTTGGCGGCGCCGTTGGCCTCGCCACCGGCCTGATCGTCGGCTCGGCTATCGCCAATGCCAATAACGGCCCTGTTTACGATGAACCCCGCTACATCGACCCGCCCTACCAGCCCGGCTATTACGAGCCCGCTCCGGTCTATCGCGCCCCGCGTCGCGTCTATGTCGAGCAGCCGCAATATGTCGAAGAGCCGCGATATTATGCGCCGGTCCGCACCGCCGTGGAGCCCTGGTCGCCGCAGTGGGAGCGTTATTGCTCTTACCGCTACCGCTCCTTCGACCCGCGCAGCGGCACTTATATCGGCAATGACGGCCGCAGCCATTTCTGCACCGCCGGCTGATCTTCCGACAATTCATCATAAAGCGCCGCTCCTGGGCGGCGCTTTTGTTTTTGGCTTCGTCAGCCGGCCTTCTTCTCCCACGGCATCGGCTGCACCTCGGCATCCGGCTCGAAATCAGTCGAAACGCTGACGGCGCGCCATTCCCGATCGGCCGCGATGCGCGCGGCATCCGCCTTCTCGACATTGCGCACCGCATCGGTGCCGAGCAGCAGCCGCAACGGCGGCTCGTCGAGACCGGCGATATGGAGGACGACCGCCGCCGCTTTGGCTGGGTCGCCGGGCTGGCGTCCGTCATATTCGCGCTGGAAGCGCACCGTGGCCCCGACCGTCTCCGAATATTCCGCCCGTCCCTCTGCAAGCACCGTCGAGGCGCCGGCGAAATCCGTCCTGAAGCCGCCGGGCTCGATCACCGTCACCTTGATGCCTAACGGGGCAACCTCCTTGGACAACACTTCTGAAAAGCCCTCGACAGCGAATTTGGCGGCCGAATAGGCGCCGCGCCCGGCAGGTCCGATACGCCCGCCGACGGAGGAGAACTGGATGATATGCCCCGCCCCCTGCCCACGCATTAGGGCGATCACCGCCTTGGTCATGATGATCGTACCGAACAGGTTGGTCTCGATCTGGGCGCGGAAATCGGCAAGGCTGGTATCCTCGATCGAGCTGACATTGCCGTAGCCGGCATTGTTGACGAGCACATCGATGCGCCCGAACCGCTTCACGCCGGCCTCGACCGCCGCTGCCGCTGCCGCCTCATCGCTCACGTCGAGCGCTAGCGTCAGCACCTGGCCGCCATACCGCTCCGAGAGATCGGCAAGTTGGAGGGGATCGCGTGCCGTCGCCACCAGATTGTCGCCGGAGGCCAGAACAGCCTCCGCCAGCGCCCGGCCGAGACCGCGCGAACTCCCCGTAATCAACCAGACCTTCGACATTGGAAACCTCTCCTTCATTGGCTCCCAACCCATGTATGTTCTATTCTTTCCGATCGAAAGAAGGTACCGAAACGATCCATACACACCTCGAGGTAACTGAAGTGGTCGGCGACATATTCGATTTCTGCTGCGATATGACGGATGAACAGGATGCGCGGGCGCGCGCCTTGATCGAGCGGGCGGCGGCGAAGTGGCCGCTGCGCATTCTGCACGTGCTCTCCGATGCAGGCGCTCCTCTGCGCTTCTCGCGCCTCATGGAAAGGGTCGAGGGCATCAGCCAGAAAGTGCTGACACAGACGCTGCGCACGCTCGAAAGCGACGGCCTCATCATCCGTACACTCTACCCGCAGGTGCCGCCGCGCGTCGAATATGAATTGACGCCGCTCGGCCGCGACCTCCTGATAGAAGTCGCAACACTTTGGCGGTGGATCGTCGAGCGGCTCGGCGATTTCGATGCGCGCAAAGCCGCAAAGCTCGCTGCGACGAGCGCCTGAAGCAAATCCAGGAAAAGTGAAGCCGCTTGAAAAGCCGAGACCGCTCTAGGCCGGGATGCGGATCGTCGCCCTCAAGCCTCCGAGCGGGCTGTCGCTGAGCGTGACGTTGCCGCCGTGGCTGCGGGCTATGTCACGGGCGATGGCGAGACCGAGCCCGGTGCCTGACGCATCGAGATTGCGCGCCGCATCCAGCCGGAAGAACGGTTTGAACACGTCCTCGCGATTCTTCTCCGGAATGCCCGGCCCGTCATCGTCGAAGACAACGGTCAGCCATTTTGCGTTGTGCTTGGCCTCGATATCGAGCCTAGTGGCATAGCGGCGCGCGTTCGAGGCCAGGTTGGTGACGAGACGCGTGAAGGCGTTCGGCCTGACCGATATCTCGTCGTCGCCTTCGATCGAATAGGCGAATGTCTTGCCGTGCAGGGCGAAATCGGCTTCCAGTTTGGCGAAGACCTCGCTGAGCTTCAGTTCGCCGACATCCTCTTCGACCTCGCCGCGTGCGAAGGCCATATAAGCCTCCAGCATCGTCTGCATATCATTGACGTCATCGTTCAGACCATGCAGATCGGGATTGTCGCCGGCAAGCGCCAGTTGCAGTTTGAAGCGGGTGAGGATGGTGCGCAGATCGTGGCTGACGCCGGAGAGCATCGCCGTGCGCTGCTCAATCTGCCGCTCGATGCGCTCGCGCATCAGAATGAAGGCAAGGCCGGCGCGGCGGACTTCGTCGGCGCCGCGCGGATAGAAATCATCGGGCTTCTGCCCCTTGCCGAAACTTTCGGCCGCCCGCGCCAGCATCAGGATCGGGCGTATCTGTCCGCGCAGGAAGAGGATCGAGATACCGATCAGCACCAGCGAGGTGCCGACCATCCAGACGATGAAAATATGGGTATTCGAGGCATAGGTCTGACTGCGTTTGGCCAGTACCCTGAGAATCTTGTTTTCCAGCTTGATGCGGATTTCGACCAGATTCGAGTTGCCGACCGTATCGATCCAGAAGGGCCGGTGAATCTCGTTGCTGATCTCGTCGGTGAGGATGCCGTCAAGGATCGAGAAGAACGGCTTGACCCGCGGCGGCGGCAGGTCGCCGTCGGGCTCAATCGAGATCTGCAGGTTGAGTTGGTCACGCGCAATCCGGATGATCTCGCCATAGTCCGAATTCTGCGGATAGGTCTCGACGATCTCAATGATCGCGGCGATGTCGCGGGTAACGGCGAGCGACAGCCGCTCCGTCACCATCTGCCAGTGCCGCTCCATGAACACGGCGGCGACGACGGATTGCAGGAGCACCATCGGGATGATGATGATCAGCAGCGAGCGCGCGTAGAGACCGGTCGGCAATCGGCGCCGCAGCCAGCGGGCGATCCAGCGCCAGCCAGCAACAGGAGCGCGGTCTTCCCGCCGCAAGCTGTCCATTGTCGCCATCAGCGTCGGTCCTGGCCTTTCAGAGCATGGCGCCGGAAAGTGGGAATGTTATCGGCATCACGTTCGCTTCCTCAAATCTAGTCGATGCTCAGCCTGTATCCGATGCCGCGCACTGTCTGCAGCCAGACGGGGTTGGCCGGATCCTCCTCGATCTTGCGCCTGAGCCGGTTGATCTGCACGTCGATCGTCCGCTCGCCGACCTCGGTGTCGTTGCCGATCAGTTCGTGGCGGGGGATTGTGTCACCGGCGCGCCGCGCAAAGAGCAGCATGATTTCCTGCTCGCGGTCGGTGAGCCGGATCACCTCGCTGGCCTTCTTCAACTCCTTGCGGGTCAAGGAGAAAGTATAGGGCCCGAACATGACCTGTTCGATCTTCAGCCCCTCACCGCCGGCATTGCGGCGCAGGATGTTGTTGATGCGCAGCACCAACTCGCGCGGATCGAAGGGCTTGGACAGATAGTCGTCAGCACCGGCCTCGAGGCCTTCAATGCGGTTGCCCGATTCCGCCAGCGCAGTCAGCATGATGATTGGCACGTTCTTGATGGCGCGAAGCCCGCGGGTGACGTCGATGCCGGATTCACCGGGCATCATCACATCCATGATGATGAGATCGAAATCGAGACCCGCCAGCTTGCGTTGCGCCTCGGCGCCGTCGGCCGCGACGGTGACGCGAAAACCGTTCTCCGCAAGATAACGATTGAGCAGCGCGCGGATGCGGGAGTCATCGTCGACCACCAGCAGATGTGCCGCATCATCGGAAATACCTGTTTTGACCGCCATTCAATCTGCCTTCTTTCTGTCCCGCATACCCCCGAGGAAGGCCTTCACGCCCTCCCGCATCTGCGCAGAGGCTCCTTCGAATGCCCGCTCAATGCGGCGCGATTGCGGCTCCGCAAGCGCAAGCGCCAGCTCGCGCCCCGATTTCGTCGGATAGAGCTTGCGCTGCCGCCGGTCCTCAGGTCCGGCCACCTGGCGAATATAGCCTGAATCGATCAGCTGTTTCAGCACCCTTGCAAGACTCTGCTTGGTGATCTTCAGCGTGTCGAGAAGATCGGCCACCGTCATGCCGGGATTGCGGTTGACGAAATGAACGACACGATGATGCGCCCGGCCGAAACCGCTCTTTTCGAGGATGGCGTCGGGATCGGAAACGAAGTCGCGATAAGCAAAGAAGAACAGCTCGATGATCTCGAAATCGATCGTGTCGGTATCTTCCATCGGCGTGGCCAGCGGCTCCGGCTTGCCCGCTTTCGAACCGGTCTGTCGTGACACTCGGCTTTCCTTTCTCTTCCCCGCGCTGCGGGAAGGTTTCGCGGGGACAGGTCGGTTTTGTTGACTTTTGCGTCGATGAGAGCTCTTTCCGAACTCTGCGGGAGCCGAGCCCCGCACGGACTTTTATTGCCGTGGCATTTTCATGGACCCAAGGCCCATCGGCATTCCGGCGCACCGCGCAATTTCCCCCTGCGTCTGTGGATAAAACGTAATGGGGATAACAATCAACAGGCATGGCGCGGTTGAAGCGCCGGAGGAGGTTCAAGGACGGCTTCATTTCCCTTCGACCAGGGGAGCGCGCCTATGGCGCCTGGTGTTCGAGCTCACCCGATATAACCAACGCCTGCAGAGATCCGTCGAGATTTTCGGTTTCAAGGTGCCCTATTCGGTCGACGAGCTCGACGCGGCGACCGCCGCAATTCCTGGAGCGTCAAGGTTTCCAGCATGGCTATGTCATGCCGATTGCCTGGCGCGGCAGCGATGTAATGGGCAGTCCAGCCATCAAAGTCGGCGACCATCTGCAAAACGCTGATGAAGGACTGCATGAAGAAGTCTCTCCGGCGGCAGTTTCCGCCGGATAAGACCTCATCAACTCGGTCCGGTGCTATGCGACCGCGTCGTTTGCGCGCCTGAGAAAATGCGCAGCGCTGTAACGCATGCCCGTCGGACCCTTTACCTGTGTGCCCGCGCCATGACTAGGCCGGCAAGTGTCGAGAGGATGCCGCCGCCGATCAGTCCGCCGATACCGTCGGCGATCAGACCGGTCATAGCGGCGTCCCCGCCGACCATGCCGAGCAGCATGCCGCCGCCGACACCGCCGATCGCGCCTGCGATCGTACGGGCAACGACGTTGATTGCATGCTGCTTCAAGGCGGCGCTCGCAGCGTTGCCGCCGATGGCACCGGCAATCATTTGAACGACGAACGGAAGTAGCGCTTCCATGATTTCCTCCTTTGGCGATCTCCCCGATCGCCGCTAAATGCCGAACCTTCGACATATTAGCATTTTATCATATTCAAGAGGAAAGCGTGAAGAAAAATCAACCGATGCGAGATTAAGGCGGAAAGACAGCGAGCCACCGGGGTCGCGAGGCGTTCTCAAACGAGAGGCGGCCCGGGGGCCGCCTCGCTTGAGCTTTGATCGATCACATCATTGATAGACATAGACGATCCGGCGCGTGCCGGGATCGACCAGCACGGGACGATCATTGATCCTGGTATAGCGGTATTCATAGTCCGGGATGGTCTGGAAGGTGACATCATCCGGCACCTCCGCACCGACGACGACATCGCCCCCGAGCCGCACCGTCTCGGTTGGATTGGTTTCGATATAGGTGCGCACCGTCTCCGGCGGAGTGATGGTCTCGACAGCCCCGACCGGACCGATCAGTTCGTCGCCCGGCGCCGGCTGCGGCTCAGCCGGGACGACGCTGGCGGTCGACTCGTAAGTGACGACGGGAACGCCGATTTGGGCGCGATGCTGCTCGACGATCACCTGGTTGCCGCCGTAATCCATCTGCAGATAATCGGCATAGACCCAGCCGCGCATGCCGTTAACGTCGACGCGGCACCAGCGGCTGCCTTCGATGCAGCCATCGAGCACCGCGGTCGAGCCGCGGGTGGCAAGGCCGACGGCCGGGTATTGCGGGCCCGGACCTGCGCGGACGTTGAGGTCGTTGACCGTGGTCGCCACCATCTCCGCCTGAGCCAGACCGCCGCTCGCCAGGAGCACGGCTCCAGCCAGTAGGATGTTTCTCTTCAAGATCATGTGAGCGTCTCCTTGGTTTTGATGGGCGCACAACGCGCGGCGTTCCACGATGTTCCGCCATGTTGCCTCCGACAAAACGGCGGCTCCGGAGGGAGAACGCACAAGCATTTGAAAAATTGAGATAAAGCTTGGTTCCACCGCTGTATGGGGATGGCGGAAAGCGTCATAAATTTGTGTTTCAGTCGGTCTTTCCGCCGTGAAACAGGTCGTGGCAGCAGCAGATTCCGGCTGTCCTTGTCACCGTTTCGAACTATACCTGGGTACCCGAGATACCAAGCGAGGCGCTTATGGGCATGCTCCAGGCCGGCATCATTCCGGTGACACCTTTTCAACAGAACTGCACGGTCTTCTTCGATCCCGACACCGGGGAAGGCGTCGTCGTCGATCCGGGTGGCGACGTGCCACTCATTCTCCAGGCGGTCGAGAAAAGCGGGCTCACCATCAAGGAAATCTGGCTGACGCACGGTCATCTCGACCATGCCGGCGGCGCCAAAGAGTTAAAGGAGGCCCTAGGCGTCGACATCATTGGCCCGCACCAGGACGACCTGCCGCTTTTGCAGCGAATCGAGGCCCAGGCGGCGAATTACGGCATATCAGGATTGCGCAACGTCCTGCCCGACCGCTGGCTGAAGGATGGCGACAGGGTCTCCTTCGGCGCCCACGAGTTCGAGGTCTATCATACGCCCGGCCATGCCCCCGGCCACGTCATCTATTTCAACCGCGCGCAGAATTTCGCCCATCTCGGGGACGTGCTCTTCAACGGCTCGATCGGCCGCACCGACCTGCCGGGCGGCAATCATCAGCAACTGTTGGATTCGATCCGCGACAAGGTCCTGCCACTCGGCGACGAGGTCGGCTTCATCTGCGGCCACGGCCCTGGCAGCCGCATCGGCGACGAACGGCGCAGCAATCCGTTCCTGCAGGAGATCAGAAACGCGTGACGGCTCGGGTGTGGGCAAATCAGGCGAAACGTCCGATGATGGATGTGAGCTCAGGCTCACATCATCTTCCGGCCGTTCGGAACCGGTTGCTCGACCGCGGCGAGCACGATCGCGCCGTTCTCATCCTCGAACCCCAGCGTCAGCACGTCCGAGCGGAACGGCCCGATCTGGCGTGGCGGGAAGTTGACAACGCCAAGCACCTGCCGGCCGATCAGGCTTTCCGGCGTATAATGCACGGTGATTTGCGCCGAAGATTTTTTCGTGCCGATATCAGGGCCGAAATCGATGACCAGCTTGAACGCCGGCTTGCGCGCTTCCGGAAAGGGGCTGACCTCGATGATCGTGCCGACGCGGATGTCGACACGATCGAAATCGGCGTAGGTGATCTCCTCGGCCATTGGTTCTCTTTTCAGCCGGCCAGTTCCTCGGCCCGCTTGCGCGCTGCCGCGAGTGCCGTGTCGAACAAGGGCTGCATGCCGTTTTCGGCCATCAGCACCGCGAGTGCGGCGGCCGTCGTGCCACCGGGAGAGGTCACATTCTGCCGCAGCCGCGAGGGATCGTCGGGGGACTGGTGCAAAAGTTCACCAGCCCCCGCGACAGTTTCCCGCGCAAGACGCATGGCGAGGTCCGCCTGCAGGCCGAGCTTCCGGCCCGCCTCCGCCATACATTCGACGAGATAGAAAACGTAGGCCGGCCCACTGCCGGAAAGCGCCGTCACGGCATCAATATCGGCTTCCGCAGGCACCCATTCGACCGGACCGGAGACGCGCAAAAGGGAATGGACGCACTCGCGCTGCTGATCGCTGACCGCTGAATTGGCATAGGCCCCGGTGACGCCGCGGCCGACCATGGCCGGCGTGTTCGGCATGGCCCGTACCATGGCGGCCTGCCCGAGATGTTTTTCGAGAAAACCGAGCGTCTTTCCGGCGGCGACCGAAACGACGACCGTCTCCGGCCCGACAGTGCTTTTCACCGCCGGCAACACCGCCTCCATCACCTGCGGCTTCACCGCAAGGAACAATACGCCAGCCTTCAACGCGGCCGGAACCGCCGTAAGATGGGTCGCTCCCGCCTCGCCGATCGTCGCCAGCATCGCCGTCGACGGTCCGGGATCGACGACGATGACGGCCGAGCCCGGAACGCCGCTCTTCAGCCAGCCAGAGAGCATCGCGCCGCCCATATTGCCGGCGCCGATCAAAACGACGGGATGTTTCGAGGAGAAAGCCTTGGCTGGCATCCTATGCCTCGCCGACCGTTTCGAACAGCACGGCCTCCATTGCCTTGGCCGCATCCATGCCGGACCAAACGACGAACTGGAAAGCCTGGAAATAAGCCTCGCAGGTGTCGAGCGCGCTGGAAAGCAGCACTTCCACCTGGCGGTTGGTGGGCTCGGCGCCGCCGGCAAGCAGCAGCGACTGCCTGAAGATGACGACGTCTTCCTGGCGCCAGAGGTCGAAATGCCCCATCAAGACCTGCCCGTTGATCGCCGAGAGCAGCTTGACCACCTCGTTGACCCTGATGTCGGGGACCTTGATATCGAATGCGCAACCAAGATGCAGCGCCTCGAATTCCTCCATCCAGGAGAAGGAGACATGATAGTCCGCCCAGCGCCCCTCGACCGTCATCGCGATCTCGTCCTCGCCGGACCGTTCGAACGACCAGTCATTGTTGGAGGCCACGTACTCGATCATATCGACCGGGTTCGACTGACGCTCGACTTCCAATTCCATCAGGTTCATGCAGCACCTTCTTGACCGGAATGAATGCGACTTAACTTCGTGTACGAACACAAGAAAGACACACGCAAATACCGGAAACCACCACCGGATGATCGTTGAACCGCTGCCAGACTTAACGCAGATAACCTGCCCGGAGCTTACCAAGTCGCTTCGAATCATCATTTAAAATCAGTGTATAATGACCCTTGCCACCTGCCAGCCCCCTGAGAGGAAAATACGGACGGGCCGTTGTGGAAAGCTCTTCGAAACTCAATTCAGAAGGGAGAATAAGCGACTCTGCGAATTGGCTTTTTTGGCAGTGTCCACAGGTGGAAAACTCACCTGGAATTTTTTGTGACAGACGCGACGCGTGGCAAGAAGGCAACGCCGCGTCTGCACCGTACCGGGATATCAGCGATCCTCGCCGGCAAGCTTTGCTTCCAAAGCCGCGATGCGGGCGGCAAGCGCGTCGTTTTCGTCGCGTGCCTTGATCGCCATCTCGCGCACGGCCTCGAATTCCTCGCGTTTGACGACGTCCATGCTGTTCAGCCAACGCTCGGCCTGAGCGTTGAAAGCCGTCTCGATCTCCTTGCGGACTCCCTGGGCAGCACCTGCCGCGTCGGTCATCAGCTTGGCGAATTCATCCATGATGCGGTTCGTTCCGGTCGTCATGGCGTTTTTCTCCCTTCGCATGCGGTGAATTCGGCCCTTCAGGGCCTCGAAGATTGAGGTAGGGCTTCGCCATCGGCGATGCAAGCGCTTTGCACGGGTTAGTCCTCGCCGGGCCGGGTTGCGAAAGCGAGATCACGAACAATGGACTTGACCGTCCGGGATCGCAGCGGCATGTTCCGCCGACTTCAACGGATGGGAAAACCTTGCCGATAGCCGCCGATCTCCTTGCCATCATGCCTTTCCCGGACATCGATCCGATCGCCTTTTCGATCGGTCCGCTGGCGATTCACTGGTACGGTCTCGCCTATGTCGCCGGCATTCTGCTCGGCTGGGCCTATGCGCGCCGCATCGCCGCCAATGACAGTCTCTGGCCCGGCAACGCGTCGCCGATATCAAGAGTGCAGCTCGACGATTTCATCGTCTGGGCAGCCCTCGGCGTCGTCCTCGGCGGTCGCCTTGGCTATATCTTCTTCTACGATCTCTCGGCTGTGCTGGACAATCCGGTGCGCGCGGTTCAGATCTGGAACGGCGGCATGTCCTTCCACGGCGGCCTGACCGGCACGACGATCGCCATGATCCTCTTTGCCCGACGCCACGCAATTCCGATCTGGAGCCTCTTCGACATCGTCGCCACGGTCGTTCCCTGCGGCCTGTTCTTCGGCCGCATCGCCAATTTCATCAATGGCGAGCTCTGGGGCCGGCTGACCGACGTGCCCTGGGCCGTGGTCTTCCCGACCGGCGGTCCTTTCGCCCGCCACCCGAGCCAGCTC
Encoded here:
- a CDS encoding type III secretion system chaperone family protein, with protein sequence MNLMELEVERQSNPVDMIEYVASNNDWSFERSGEDEIAMTVEGRWADYHVSFSWMEEFEALHLGCAFDIKVPDIRVNEVVKLLSAINGQVLMGHFDLWRQEDVVIFRQSLLLAGGAEPTNRQVEVLLSSALDTCEAYFQAFQFVVWSGMDAAKAMEAVLFETVGEA
- a CDS encoding MarR family winged helix-turn-helix transcriptional regulator; this translates as MSRQTGSKAGKPEPLATPMEDTDTIDFEIIELFFFAYRDFVSDPDAILEKSGFGRAHHRVVHFVNRNPGMTVADLLDTLKITKQSLARVLKQLIDSGYIRQVAGPEDRRQRKLYPTKSGRELALALAEPQSRRIERAFEGASAQMREGVKAFLGGMRDRKKAD
- the lgt gene encoding prolipoprotein diacylglyceryl transferase, translated to MPIAADLLAIMPFPDIDPIAFSIGPLAIHWYGLAYVAGILLGWAYARRIAANDSLWPGNASPISRVQLDDFIVWAALGVVLGGRLGYIFFYDLSAVLDNPVRAVQIWNGGMSFHGGLTGTTIAMILFARRHAIPIWSLFDIVATVVPCGLFFGRIANFINGELWGRLTDVPWAVVFPTGGPFARHPSQLYEAGLEGIVLLLVLAAFVYGMRALKCPGFITGVFVCGYALSRIFVEFFREPDAQLGYLLGTTWLTMGMVLSSPMILLGLWAMLRARRQAALQL
- the proC gene encoding pyrroline-5-carboxylate reductase, which gives rise to MPAKAFSSKHPVVLIGAGNMGGAMLSGWLKSGVPGSAVIVVDPGPSTAMLATIGEAGATHLTAVPAALKAGVLFLAVKPQVMEAVLPAVKSTVGPETVVVSVAAGKTLGFLEKHLGQAAMVRAMPNTPAMVGRGVTGAYANSAVSDQQRECVHSLLRVSGPVEWVPAEADIDAVTALSGSGPAYVFYLVECMAEAGRKLGLQADLAMRLARETVAGAGELLHQSPDDPSRLRQNVTSPGGTTAAALAVLMAENGMQPLFDTALAAARKRAEELAG
- a CDS encoding response regulator, giving the protein MAVKTGISDDAAHLLVVDDDSRIRALLNRYLAENGFRVTVAADGAEAQRKLAGLDFDLIIMDVMMPGESGIDVTRGLRAIKNVPIIMLTALAESGNRIEGLEAGADDYLSKPFDPRELVLRINNILRRNAGGEGLKIEQVMFGPYTFSLTRKELKKASEVIRLTDREQEIMLLFARRAGDTIPRHELIGNDTEVGERTIDVQINRLRRKIEEDPANPVWLQTVRGIGYRLSID
- a CDS encoding MBL fold metallo-hydrolase: MGMLQAGIIPVTPFQQNCTVFFDPDTGEGVVVDPGGDVPLILQAVEKSGLTIKEIWLTHGHLDHAGGAKELKEALGVDIIGPHQDDLPLLQRIEAQAANYGISGLRNVLPDRWLKDGDRVSFGAHEFEVYHTPGHAPGHVIYFNRAQNFAHLGDVLFNGSIGRTDLPGGNHQQLLDSIRDKVLPLGDEVGFICGHGPGSRIGDERRSNPFLQEIRNA
- a CDS encoding DUF1236 domain-containing protein, producing the protein MILKRNILLAGAVLLASGGLAQAEMVATTVNDLNVRAGPGPQYPAVGLATRGSTAVLDGCIEGSRWCRVDVNGMRGWVYADYLQMDYGGNQVIVEQHRAQIGVPVVTYESTASVVPAEPQPAPGDELIGPVGAVETITPPETVRTYIETNPTETVRLGGDVVVGAEVPDDVTFQTIPDYEYRYTRINDRPVLVDPGTRRIVYVYQ
- a CDS encoding tRNA-binding protein, with product MAEEITYADFDRVDIRVGTIIEVSPFPEARKPAFKLVIDFGPDIGTKKSSAQITVHYTPESLIGRQVLGVVNFPPRQIGPFRSDVLTLGFEDENGAIVLAAVEQPVPNGRKMM
- a CDS encoding accessory factor UbiK family protein, with translation MTTGTNRIMDEFAKLMTDAAGAAQGVRKEIETAFNAQAERWLNSMDVVKREEFEAVREMAIKARDENDALAARIAALEAKLAGEDR